From Deltaproteobacteria bacterium, a single genomic window includes:
- a CDS encoding isoprenylcysteine carboxylmethyltransferase family protein: MLFLKNLVFVILVPGVAAVAVPVWLGGPDCGGWPLLRAVSVIPFVLGAAVAGKCVWDFAVTGRGTPAPIDPPKVLVVRGLYRFVRNPMYVGVLLVILGWALYFASLRIVIYGALLWLGFHLFVVLYEEPHLSRRFPGSYDEYRAETPRWLPRLPKHTP, encoded by the coding sequence ATGCTCTTTCTCAAGAATCTCGTGTTCGTGATCCTGGTGCCGGGCGTGGCGGCGGTGGCTGTGCCGGTATGGCTTGGGGGGCCGGACTGCGGCGGCTGGCCGCTCCTGCGGGCGGTTTCGGTGATTCCTTTTGTTTTGGGCGCGGCTGTGGCGGGAAAATGCGTGTGGGACTTCGCCGTTACAGGCAGGGGAACCCCCGCACCCATAGACCCGCCCAAGGTGCTGGTAGTGCGCGGCCTCTACCGATTCGTGCGAAACCCCATGTACGTGGGGGTTCTCCTGGTCATCCTGGGCTGGGCTCTCTATTTCGCATCCTTGCGGATCGTGATCTACGGCGCGCTTTTATGGCTTGGCTTTCATCTGTTCGTTGTGCTCTACGAGGAGCCCCATCTTTCCCGGCGCTTTCCCGGCTCCTACGACGAGTACCGCGCCGAAACCCCCCGCTGGCTGCCTCGCCTTCCGAAACACACGCCCTGA
- a CDS encoding CoA pyrophosphatase, protein MKDLIINRLARAELGYGQEKAFICGQGQNGILWKEAGVLALLRRTGSGDELKSYAFVLNKRSAHVPQPGDLCFPGGHPHPWADRFMASVLLPLVLPLRKNPGFREAARRDPVTRNAIRFFLANALRESWEEMRLSPSKVEFLGALPAHRMATRTRIIYPAVGLISPDAAVRTGREIEKNVLLPLPELFRPENYGTYSLALTGKFAAAFGASSVDVPCFLVREPNGGSEILWGATLKIIMEFLSVVFDFTPPAGGPVRANAVLYPASA, encoded by the coding sequence TTGAAAGACCTTATAATAAACAGGCTGGCCAGGGCCGAGCTTGGCTACGGGCAGGAAAAGGCCTTCATCTGCGGCCAGGGCCAAAACGGAATCCTGTGGAAGGAAGCCGGGGTTCTGGCCCTTCTGCGCAGGACGGGAAGCGGCGACGAGCTCAAAAGCTACGCCTTCGTGCTCAACAAGCGTTCGGCCCACGTGCCCCAGCCCGGAGACCTGTGCTTTCCGGGCGGCCATCCGCACCCCTGGGCGGACCGGTTCATGGCAAGCGTCCTTCTTCCCCTTGTCCTGCCCCTTCGCAAGAATCCGGGTTTTCGGGAGGCCGCCCGCCGGGACCCGGTAACCCGGAACGCCATCCGCTTTTTCCTGGCCAACGCCTTGCGGGAGTCCTGGGAGGAAATGCGCCTTTCCCCGTCAAAGGTGGAGTTCCTGGGCGCGCTCCCGGCCCACCGAATGGCCACCCGGACCCGGATCATCTACCCCGCCGTTGGCCTCATCAGCCCGGACGCCGCCGTCAGAACAGGCCGCGAGATCGAAAAGAACGTGCTCCTCCCCCTGCCGGAGCTTTTCAGGCCCGAAAATTACGGAACCTACAGCCTGGCCCTCACCGGAAAGTTTGCGGCGGCCTTCGGCGCTTCCTCGGTGGATGTGCCCTGCTTTCTGGTGCGCGAGCCGAACGGAGGAAGCGAAATCCTGTGGGGCGCGACACTTAAAATCATCATGGAATTTCTGTCGGTTGTCTTCGATTTCACCCCTCCTGCGGGCGGCCCGGTCAGGGCGAACGCGGTGCTCTATCCCGCTTCCGCGTGA
- a CDS encoding acetate--CoA ligase family protein — MEFFFKPRGIALVGATPQAKGGHAILINLMKGYKGAIYPVNPRYPEIEGLTSYPSVADVPDPVELAIVFVPAVLVPDVVSQCVARGIKGIIIESAGFAETGPKGRKLQEDVLAIARAGGVRLWGPNCMGLVDIKAKHVFSFVSPTIWNGMIEGDVSLIVQSGMLSGGFLTDTMTHGTMGVSKVCSIGNKMDVSETDLLEYLLKDPDTKAVALYLESIPDGRRFLDLCRGAKKPVVVLKGGKSRRGAEAAMSHTASLAGDGALISGALAQAGVIEAYDFKQMMDVARSLAMHPVLPSDSKGRTAILTYSGGAGIMSADFLERLGLCVADLSPESEAMLAKVYPEWMPVKNPIDLWPAVEKNGPSKVYGTALAAACFDPNVDAILMHLFTGSAALSADYTPMAQMAKAYNKPLFVWLIGENDGAKKAHIELQNLGIPVYRELYRTVECMAAAFSHSRLKAASAVAFPEISAPELSPTLNEILSTQSGPIDEHLSKKILEECGVRVVAEAVAESAEEAVGLAEKWGFPVVAKGIAQGGVHKTELGLVRLNLNDWGDVERAFKDLSARVGQEGLVLMQKQVPPGLELIVGLFRDPQFGPSVMVGLGGVYAEVLADKVFAVGPVTESEALAMLSGLKNQKLLDGFRGAKPLNREATARIIASVSRLGASFPRIMEIDINPLIVADGEPVAVDATIVLG, encoded by the coding sequence ATGGAATTCTTCTTCAAGCCGCGCGGAATCGCCCTAGTAGGGGCCACCCCCCAGGCCAAGGGCGGCCACGCCATACTGATAAACCTGATGAAGGGCTACAAGGGCGCGATTTACCCGGTAAACCCGCGCTATCCTGAAATCGAGGGGCTTACAAGCTACCCGTCGGTGGCCGACGTTCCCGACCCGGTGGAGCTGGCCATAGTCTTCGTCCCGGCAGTGCTGGTGCCGGACGTGGTCAGCCAGTGCGTGGCTCGCGGCATAAAGGGAATCATAATAGAATCAGCCGGGTTCGCCGAAACCGGGCCAAAAGGCCGCAAGCTCCAGGAGGATGTCCTGGCCATAGCCAGGGCTGGCGGGGTGCGCCTGTGGGGCCCCAACTGCATGGGCCTCGTTGACATCAAGGCGAAACACGTGTTCTCCTTCGTCTCCCCCACCATCTGGAACGGGATGATCGAAGGCGACGTGTCTCTGATAGTCCAAAGCGGGATGCTTTCCGGCGGCTTTCTCACCGACACCATGACCCACGGCACCATGGGCGTTTCAAAGGTCTGCTCCATCGGAAACAAGATGGACGTCTCCGAAACCGACCTTTTGGAATACCTGTTAAAAGACCCGGATACGAAGGCCGTTGCCCTTTACCTGGAATCCATACCCGACGGAAGGCGCTTTCTCGACCTCTGCCGGGGGGCGAAAAAGCCCGTGGTGGTCTTGAAGGGCGGAAAGAGCAGGCGGGGCGCGGAAGCGGCCATGAGCCACACCGCGAGCCTTGCCGGAGACGGGGCGCTGATCTCAGGTGCCCTGGCCCAGGCGGGGGTCATCGAGGCCTACGACTTCAAGCAGATGATGGATGTCGCCCGAAGCCTCGCCATGCATCCCGTGCTTCCTTCGGACTCGAAAGGCCGCACCGCCATTCTCACCTATTCAGGCGGGGCCGGGATAATGAGCGCCGATTTCCTGGAAAGGCTGGGCCTTTGCGTGGCCGACCTTTCGCCCGAATCCGAGGCCATGCTGGCCAAGGTCTATCCCGAATGGATGCCGGTGAAAAACCCCATAGACCTCTGGCCTGCGGTGGAGAAAAACGGCCCGTCCAAGGTTTACGGCACGGCCCTTGCCGCAGCCTGTTTCGATCCCAACGTTGACGCGATTCTCATGCACCTTTTCACCGGCTCCGCAGCGCTTTCGGCTGATTACACCCCCATGGCCCAGATGGCCAAGGCCTACAACAAGCCGCTTTTCGTGTGGCTGATCGGCGAAAACGACGGGGCTAAAAAGGCCCACATCGAGCTTCAGAACCTGGGAATCCCGGTTTACCGCGAGCTTTACAGGACGGTGGAGTGCATGGCCGCCGCGTTTTCCCATTCAAGGCTGAAGGCCGCCAGCGCCGTGGCCTTTCCGGAGATTTCAGCGCCTGAACTTTCCCCAACCTTAAACGAGATTCTCTCCACCCAGTCGGGCCCCATAGACGAGCACCTTTCCAAAAAAATCCTTGAGGAATGCGGGGTCCGCGTGGTTGCCGAGGCCGTGGCCGAAAGCGCCGAGGAGGCCGTAGGCCTTGCCGAAAAATGGGGCTTTCCGGTGGTGGCCAAGGGCATCGCCCAGGGCGGCGTTCACAAGACCGAGCTGGGGCTGGTGCGCCTCAATCTTAATGACTGGGGCGACGTCGAGCGCGCCTTCAAGGACCTCTCCGCCAGGGTGGGCCAGGAGGGTCTGGTGCTGATGCAAAAGCAGGTGCCGCCGGGGCTGGAGCTGATCGTGGGCCTTTTCCGCGACCCCCAGTTCGGCCCCTCGGTGATGGTCGGCCTGGGCGGAGTCTATGCCGAGGTTCTGGCGGACAAGGTTTTCGCCGTGGGACCGGTCACCGAGTCCGAGGCCCTCGCCATGCTGTCGGGCCTCAAAAACCAGAAGCTCCTGGACGGGTTCCGGGGGGCGAAACCCCTAAACCGCGAGGCCACAGCCCGGATCATAGCCAGCGTCTCCCGGCTTGGGGCCTCCTTTCCGAGGATAATGGAAATCGACATAAACCCGCTCATCGTGGCGGACGGGGAGCCCGTAGCGGTGGACGCCACCATAGTCTTGGGATAA
- a CDS encoding type II toxin-antitoxin system VapC family toxin, whose amino-acid sequence MRYMLDTNICIYLIKKKPQSVIERLRGLSVSEVGISSITLAELLYGVSKSAQPQKNRDALEGLLAPLEIANFDDRAAQCYGVIRAGLERRGAVIGAMDMLIAAHAMSISAILVTNNTREFARVEKLVMENWA is encoded by the coding sequence ATGCGCTACATGCTGGATACCAACATCTGCATCTACCTCATCAAAAAAAAGCCGCAAAGCGTCATTGAAAGGCTTAGGGGGCTTTCCGTTTCGGAGGTCGGGATTTCCTCCATAACCCTTGCCGAGCTTCTATACGGGGTTTCCAAAAGCGCCCAGCCGCAGAAAAACCGGGACGCCCTGGAGGGCCTTCTGGCCCCCCTTGAAATAGCGAACTTTGACGACAGGGCCGCCCAGTGCTACGGGGTCATCCGGGCCGGCCTCGAAAGGCGGGGAGCGGTGATCGGGGCCATGGACATGCTGATAGCGGCCCACGCCATGAGCATTTCGGCCATACTGGTAACAAACAACACCCGCGAGTTTGCAAGAGTAGAAAAACTTGTGATGGAAAACTGGGCCTGA
- a CDS encoding antitoxin — translation MDTAKLFKNGNSQAVRLPREFKFSGDEVYIKKVGRNVILSPKDDPWSSFVESLSMFSEDFMDQRFEPGLEMRESL, via the coding sequence ATGGACACGGCCAAACTTTTTAAAAACGGCAACAGCCAGGCGGTGAGGCTTCCCAGGGAGTTCAAGTTTTCGGGCGACGAGGTGTACATAAAAAAGGTGGGGCGAAACGTGATCCTCTCCCCCAAGGACGACCCCTGGTCCTCTTTTGTTGAGAGCCTTTCCATGTTTTCGGAGGATTTCATGGACCAAAGGTTCGAGCCCGGCCTTGAAATGCGGGAGTCCCTCTGA
- a CDS encoding GNAT family N-acetyltransferase, translating to MRKYARWRDKFVTTEEILSQVKPGMRVFIGTGVAEPRTLVKGIMESTAQNLQDLELIQLVSLGDTISYPKLDSMKFRLKTFFSGWVASDAISRGQVDLIPCRFSRIPALFENGQIRVDVAFIQITPPDDAGYCSLGVSVDVARLAMENARLVVGEIQPEMPRTTGDTFVHVNDFHYLVEATEPLLVFPRASVDEIYDKVAENVASEIEDGSCIGWSMERLFEALSPHLARKKDLGVHTPFFTDSLMDLVKSGAVTNRRKGSFRGKSVTAYAMGSRALMQWLDCNPMVEFQGVDVLGDPERIRRNSRFVGILPSRRVDVTGQVAFLSGRGNLGVGSSVATEFIQGAASSAGGKVIAALPSRNREGCSNIVISLGDLTNQFNNPEAVDIVATEYGTAHLTGRSVRERALALIDIAHPDDRAALVDAAKEAKIIYRDQIYLAETGHFYPQDIDETSTFKGDLPVRFRPIRPSDEEEMRRLFYRFSSEAVYYRYFSPVKTMPHSKMQEYVNVDFRKAMSIVGLVGERGHGHIIAEGRYVRLADRPWADTAFVVDEDNQKKGIATYLFFLLIRIARSRGIEGFTADILASNTSMFKVYEKSPYPVSARLESGVYHLSIPFCQTAPDRSERISFR from the coding sequence ATGAGAAAATACGCCAGGTGGCGCGACAAGTTCGTCACCACCGAAGAAATCCTGTCCCAGGTGAAGCCGGGGATGCGCGTTTTTATCGGAACCGGCGTGGCCGAGCCGCGCACCCTGGTAAAGGGCATAATGGAATCCACGGCCCAGAACCTTCAGGATTTGGAGCTGATCCAGCTCGTGAGCCTTGGGGACACCATAAGCTACCCCAAGCTCGACAGCATGAAGTTTCGCCTGAAGACCTTCTTTTCGGGCTGGGTGGCCTCGGACGCCATTTCGCGGGGGCAGGTGGACCTTATCCCATGCCGGTTTTCACGGATTCCCGCCCTGTTCGAGAACGGCCAGATAAGGGTGGACGTGGCCTTTATCCAGATAACCCCCCCGGACGACGCGGGTTATTGCAGCCTTGGGGTGTCCGTGGACGTGGCCCGGTTGGCCATGGAAAACGCCCGGCTGGTGGTGGGGGAAATACAGCCGGAAATGCCCCGCACAACCGGCGACACCTTTGTTCACGTGAACGATTTCCATTACCTTGTGGAGGCCACCGAGCCTTTGCTTGTCTTTCCGCGCGCCAGCGTGGACGAGATTTACGACAAGGTGGCCGAAAACGTGGCAAGCGAAATCGAGGACGGAAGCTGCATCGGCTGGTCCATGGAGCGCCTTTTCGAGGCCCTCTCGCCCCACCTCGCCCGCAAGAAGGACCTTGGGGTTCACACGCCCTTTTTCACGGATTCCCTCATGGACCTGGTGAAAAGCGGGGCGGTAACCAACCGCCGCAAGGGCTCCTTCCGGGGAAAGAGCGTAACCGCCTACGCCATGGGAAGCCGGGCCTTGATGCAGTGGCTGGACTGCAACCCCATGGTGGAATTCCAGGGCGTGGACGTGTTGGGCGACCCGGAGCGCATACGCAGAAACAGCCGCTTCGTGGGCATCCTGCCTTCAAGGCGCGTTGACGTCACCGGGCAGGTGGCCTTTCTTTCGGGAAGGGGAAACCTGGGCGTGGGCTCCAGCGTGGCCACGGAGTTCATCCAGGGCGCGGCTTCATCTGCGGGCGGCAAGGTCATAGCGGCACTTCCCAGCCGCAACCGGGAGGGCTGTTCCAATATCGTGATCAGCCTTGGGGACCTCACCAACCAGTTCAACAACCCGGAAGCCGTGGACATAGTGGCGACGGAATACGGAACGGCGCACCTTACGGGACGCTCCGTGCGCGAACGCGCCCTGGCCCTCATCGACATAGCCCACCCGGACGACCGGGCGGCCCTGGTGGACGCGGCCAAGGAAGCCAAGATCATCTACAGGGACCAGATTTATCTTGCCGAAACCGGGCATTTCTACCCCCAGGACATCGACGAGACCAGCACCTTCAAGGGCGATCTGCCCGTTCGTTTCAGGCCCATAAGGCCCAGCGACGAGGAGGAGATGAGGCGGCTGTTCTACCGGTTTTCCAGCGAGGCCGTGTACTACCGCTATTTCTCGCCGGTAAAGACCATGCCGCACTCCAAGATGCAGGAATACGTGAACGTGGACTTCCGAAAAGCCATGAGCATAGTGGGCCTCGTGGGCGAGCGCGGCCACGGCCACATAATCGCCGAGGGCCGCTACGTGAGGCTCGCCGACCGCCCCTGGGCCGACACAGCCTTTGTCGTTGACGAGGACAACCAGAAAAAGGGAATCGCCACCTACCTCTTTTTCCTCCTCATAAGAATCGCCCGGTCGCGGGGCATAGAGGGCTTCACGGCGGACATCCTGGCGTCCAACACCAGTATGTTCAAGGTTTACGAAAAATCCCCCTATCCGGTTTCCGCCCGGCTGGAATCCGGGGTCTATCACCTGTCCATTCCTTTTTGCCAGACCGCGCCGGATCGCTCCGAGAGGATTTCCTTCCGCTGA
- a CDS encoding MarR family transcriptional regulator, which yields MKTPLEKLLNCISDVANRLIFLEKKFIHRHGDLRLHPSEIHLMQVIENDPQMNAGEMARALGVTTGAVSQTLSRLEKKGVVIKFKDRDRKNELTARFTIKGKEALEGFRSSRAEEWRNFSAYLESLSEEDQERISGFLARWNGFLKNLG from the coding sequence ATGAAAACGCCGCTGGAAAAACTTCTGAATTGCATTTCCGATGTCGCCAACAGGCTTATTTTTCTTGAAAAAAAGTTCATCCACCGCCACGGTGACCTAAGGCTTCACCCCTCGGAAATCCATCTGATGCAGGTTATAGAAAATGACCCGCAGATGAACGCCGGGGAGATGGCCAGGGCGCTTGGAGTGACCACCGGAGCGGTGTCCCAGACGCTTTCCAGGCTCGAAAAAAAAGGGGTGGTTATAAAATTTAAGGACCGTGACAGAAAAAACGAGCTGACGGCCCGTTTCACCATCAAAGGAAAGGAGGCGTTGGAGGGTTTCCGCAGTTCGCGGGCGGAGGAGTGGCGGAATTTTTCAGCCTATCTTGAAAGCCTTTCGGAAGAGGATCAGGAAAGGATTTCCGGGTTCCTTGCCCGCTGGAACGGGTTTTTGAAGAATCTCGGCTGA